From a single Nicotiana tomentosiformis chromosome 2, ASM39032v3, whole genome shotgun sequence genomic region:
- the LOC104113705 gene encoding WUSCHEL-related homeobox 9 isoform X2, whose translation MASSNRHWPSMFKSKPCNQWQHDINSSLIQRTPCNPGGGGGGCEERSPEPKPRWNPRPEQIRILEAIFNSGMVNPPRDEIRKIRAKLQEYGQVGDANVFYWFQNRKSRSKHKQRHLQNKAQQTHNNTNITHSHVAITAPSSSSSSSDKSSPNSTGHHKSSLTFSIGSANVMDLLNSPTASVNQQQQNYNFQSANNEFLSTESFFFTVQPPTPTQSPTAITQGFCIPDSTGFSHVSNSSGHLFLSEWMGIGQAPSKKAEDEKINLQSQLNYAVTSAPTTNTHSTVFPLTSTTIPTISHIQGVVEPTDAGPTRSTVFINDVAFEVGLGPFNVREVFGDDAVLIHSSGEPLITNEWGLTLQPLQHGAFYYLLRTSTPSNTIDLI comes from the exons ATGGCTTCATCAAATAGACACTGGCCTAGTATGTTTAAGTCCAAACCCTGCAACCAATGGCAGCATGACATCAACTCTTCTCTCATTCAAAGAACCCCATGCAATCCAG gaggaggaggaggaggatgtGAAGAGAGAAGTCCAGAGCCAAAGCCAAGATGGAATCCAAGACCAGAGCAAATACGGATACTTGAAGCAATTTTCAATTCAGGAATGGTTAATCCTCCAAGGGACGAGATAAGGAAGATCCGAGCCAAACTTCAAGAATATGGTCAAGTTGGTGATGCCAATGTTTTCTACTGGTTCCAAAACAGAAAATCAAGAAGCAAACACAAGCAGCGCCACCTTCAAAACAAAGCTCAACAAACTCATAATAATACTAATATCACTCATTCCCATGTAGCCATTACTGctccatcttcttcttcttcatcctctGATAAATCCTCCCCGAATTCTACTGGTCATCATAAGTCTTCTTTAACATTTTCAATTGGTTCTGCAAATGTGATGGACTTGCTGAACTCCCCTACTGCTTCAgttaaccaacaacaacaaaactaTAATTTCCAGAGTGCTAACAATGAGTTCTTGAGTACTGAATCCTTCTTTTTCACAGTGCAACCACCAACACCAACTCAATCTCCTACTGCTATCACACAAGGATTTTGCATCCCTGACTCAACTGGTTTTTCTCATGTGTCAAATTCTTCTGGTCATCTTTTTCTGAGTGAATGGATGGGGATAGGTCAAGCACCTTCAAAAAAAGCTGAAGATGAGAAGATTAATTTGCAGTCACAGCTGAATTACGCTGTTACTTCAGCTCCTACTACTAACACTCATAGTACTGTTTTTCCTCTTACTTCTACCACTATTCCAACCATCAGTCACATTCAAG GGGTGGTGGAGCCAACTGATGCGGGTCCCACAAGATCAACGGTGTTTATCAACGATGTTGCTTTTGAGGTTGGGTTGGGACCGTTCAATGTGAGGGAAGTATTTGGTGATGATGCAGTTCTCATTCATTCCTCCGGTGAACCACTTATCACTAATGAATGGGGTCTCACCCTTCAGCCACTCCAACATGGTGCATTCTACTACTTGCTTCGCACGTCAACTCcatcaaacactattgatttg ATTTAG
- the LOC104113705 gene encoding WUSCHEL-related homeobox 9 isoform X3, translating into MASSNRHWPSMFKSKPCNQWQHDINSSLIQRTPCNPGGGGGCEERSPEPKPRWNPRPEQIRILEAIFNSGMVNPPRDEIRKIRAKLQEYGQVGDANVFYWFQNRKSRSKHKQRHLQNKAQQTHNNTNITHSHVAITAPSSSSSSSDKSSPNSTGHHKSSLTFSIGSANVMDLLNSPTASVNQQQQNYNFQSANNEFLSTESFFFTVQPPTPTQSPTAITQGFCIPDSTGFSHVSNSSGHLFLSEWMGIGQAPSKKAEDEKINLQSQLNYAVTSAPTTNTHSTVFPLTSTTIPTISHIQGVVEPTDAGPTRSTVFINDVAFEVGLGPFNVREVFGDDAVLIHSSGEPLITNEWGLTLQPLQHGAFYYLLRTSTPSNTIDLI; encoded by the exons ATGGCTTCATCAAATAGACACTGGCCTAGTATGTTTAAGTCCAAACCCTGCAACCAATGGCAGCATGACATCAACTCTTCTCTCATTCAAAGAACCCCATGCAATCCAG gaggaggaggaggatgtGAAGAGAGAAGTCCAGAGCCAAAGCCAAGATGGAATCCAAGACCAGAGCAAATACGGATACTTGAAGCAATTTTCAATTCAGGAATGGTTAATCCTCCAAGGGACGAGATAAGGAAGATCCGAGCCAAACTTCAAGAATATGGTCAAGTTGGTGATGCCAATGTTTTCTACTGGTTCCAAAACAGAAAATCAAGAAGCAAACACAAGCAGCGCCACCTTCAAAACAAAGCTCAACAAACTCATAATAATACTAATATCACTCATTCCCATGTAGCCATTACTGctccatcttcttcttcttcatcctctGATAAATCCTCCCCGAATTCTACTGGTCATCATAAGTCTTCTTTAACATTTTCAATTGGTTCTGCAAATGTGATGGACTTGCTGAACTCCCCTACTGCTTCAgttaaccaacaacaacaaaactaTAATTTCCAGAGTGCTAACAATGAGTTCTTGAGTACTGAATCCTTCTTTTTCACAGTGCAACCACCAACACCAACTCAATCTCCTACTGCTATCACACAAGGATTTTGCATCCCTGACTCAACTGGTTTTTCTCATGTGTCAAATTCTTCTGGTCATCTTTTTCTGAGTGAATGGATGGGGATAGGTCAAGCACCTTCAAAAAAAGCTGAAGATGAGAAGATTAATTTGCAGTCACAGCTGAATTACGCTGTTACTTCAGCTCCTACTACTAACACTCATAGTACTGTTTTTCCTCTTACTTCTACCACTATTCCAACCATCAGTCACATTCAAG GGGTGGTGGAGCCAACTGATGCGGGTCCCACAAGATCAACGGTGTTTATCAACGATGTTGCTTTTGAGGTTGGGTTGGGACCGTTCAATGTGAGGGAAGTATTTGGTGATGATGCAGTTCTCATTCATTCCTCCGGTGAACCACTTATCACTAATGAATGGGGTCTCACCCTTCAGCCACTCCAACATGGTGCATTCTACTACTTGCTTCGCACGTCAACTCcatcaaacactattgatttg ATTTAG
- the LOC104113705 gene encoding WUSCHEL-related homeobox 9 isoform X1 — protein MASSNRHWPSMFKSKPCNQWQHDINSSLIQRTPCNPVGGGGGGCEERSPEPKPRWNPRPEQIRILEAIFNSGMVNPPRDEIRKIRAKLQEYGQVGDANVFYWFQNRKSRSKHKQRHLQNKAQQTHNNTNITHSHVAITAPSSSSSSSDKSSPNSTGHHKSSLTFSIGSANVMDLLNSPTASVNQQQQNYNFQSANNEFLSTESFFFTVQPPTPTQSPTAITQGFCIPDSTGFSHVSNSSGHLFLSEWMGIGQAPSKKAEDEKINLQSQLNYAVTSAPTTNTHSTVFPLTSTTIPTISHIQGVVEPTDAGPTRSTVFINDVAFEVGLGPFNVREVFGDDAVLIHSSGEPLITNEWGLTLQPLQHGAFYYLLRTSTPSNTIDLI, from the exons ATGGCTTCATCAAATAGACACTGGCCTAGTATGTTTAAGTCCAAACCCTGCAACCAATGGCAGCATGACATCAACTCTTCTCTCATTCAAAGAACCCCATGCAATCCAG taggaggaggaggaggaggatgtGAAGAGAGAAGTCCAGAGCCAAAGCCAAGATGGAATCCAAGACCAGAGCAAATACGGATACTTGAAGCAATTTTCAATTCAGGAATGGTTAATCCTCCAAGGGACGAGATAAGGAAGATCCGAGCCAAACTTCAAGAATATGGTCAAGTTGGTGATGCCAATGTTTTCTACTGGTTCCAAAACAGAAAATCAAGAAGCAAACACAAGCAGCGCCACCTTCAAAACAAAGCTCAACAAACTCATAATAATACTAATATCACTCATTCCCATGTAGCCATTACTGctccatcttcttcttcttcatcctctGATAAATCCTCCCCGAATTCTACTGGTCATCATAAGTCTTCTTTAACATTTTCAATTGGTTCTGCAAATGTGATGGACTTGCTGAACTCCCCTACTGCTTCAgttaaccaacaacaacaaaactaTAATTTCCAGAGTGCTAACAATGAGTTCTTGAGTACTGAATCCTTCTTTTTCACAGTGCAACCACCAACACCAACTCAATCTCCTACTGCTATCACACAAGGATTTTGCATCCCTGACTCAACTGGTTTTTCTCATGTGTCAAATTCTTCTGGTCATCTTTTTCTGAGTGAATGGATGGGGATAGGTCAAGCACCTTCAAAAAAAGCTGAAGATGAGAAGATTAATTTGCAGTCACAGCTGAATTACGCTGTTACTTCAGCTCCTACTACTAACACTCATAGTACTGTTTTTCCTCTTACTTCTACCACTATTCCAACCATCAGTCACATTCAAG GGGTGGTGGAGCCAACTGATGCGGGTCCCACAAGATCAACGGTGTTTATCAACGATGTTGCTTTTGAGGTTGGGTTGGGACCGTTCAATGTGAGGGAAGTATTTGGTGATGATGCAGTTCTCATTCATTCCTCCGGTGAACCACTTATCACTAATGAATGGGGTCTCACCCTTCAGCCACTCCAACATGGTGCATTCTACTACTTGCTTCGCACGTCAACTCcatcaaacactattgatttg ATTTAG
- the LOC104114619 gene encoding uncharacterized protein, with protein sequence MGRGKFKGKPTGRRQFSTPEEMIAGTSARRPRTFRQEEAEIEEEERSKESEEESEEDSDGEKKKGTQGIIEIENPNLVKPKNVKAKNVDIEKTTELSRREREEIEKQQAHERYMRLQEQGKTEQARKDLDRLALIRQQRAEAAKKREEEKAAKEQKKVEARK encoded by the exons ATGGGAAgaggaaagttcaaaggaaagcCTACTGGTCGTCGCCAGTTCTCCACTCCCGAGGAGATGA TTGCTGGTACTTCCGCTCGACGTCCTCGCACGTTTAGGCAG GAAGAGGCTGAAATTGAGGAAGAAGAGAGATCTAAGGAGTCTGAAGAGGAATCTGAAGAAGATTCTGATGGAGAG AAGAAGAAAGGTACTCAGGGCATCATTGAGATTGAGAACCCCAATTTGGTCAAGCCAAAGAACGTGAAAGCTAAAAATGTTGAT ATTGAGAAAACAACTGAGCTTTCCCGACGTGAAAG GGAAGAGATAGAGAAACAGCAAGCTCATGAGAGGTACATGAGGCTgcaagaacaaggaaaaacagagCAAGCTAGGAAAGATTTAG ACCGCTTGGCTCTCATACGGCAACAAAGAGCAGAAGCTGCAAAAAAGCGAGAGGAGGAGAAAGCTG CCAAAGAACAGAAGAAGGTGGAAGCTCGCAAGTAA